CACTTCGATAAAAATACTTTGATAGACAATCTTTGAATATCACTATTCATTAATTAAATAACTCTTTTAAATTTTAAATTAAGGTTTATACTATTTAATTCATTGATAAATAGGATAATAAATATGGCTTGATCTACTTTAAGGATAAAGATTTATTCGCAATTAATTAAACTTTTAGTTCAACTGCCTAAACTCATTAGGTGAATACCCCACTTTTTGTTTAAACAAACGGCTAAAATGTTGTGGATATTTAAACCCTAGTTCGTAGGCAATTTCACTGACCGATTTATTGGGGTCGAAAACCTTTTCCTTGGCAACATCAATCAATTTGTTCTGAATGTATTCTTGGGCAGAGTAGCCTGTTTCTTTTTTGACCAAATCACCAAAGTAGTTCGCACTCAAATGTAGATTTTCTGCAAAATAGCTAACTGATGGTAATCCGTTGGTTTTAGGTTTTTCCGATGAAAAATAAGTACCTAACAGCGAATCGAATTTTTCCAAAGCACCTTGGTGTTGAATTTCCCTAGTCAAAAATTGTCGGTCATAAAAACGAATACAATAATCCAACATCAGTTCAATATTACTTACAATGAGTTTTTTACTGTGCTTATCAAGGTTTTGCTCTAGTTCATATTGAATCTTGTCCAACACACTCAATATCAATTCACGTTCCCGGGCGGACAAGTGAAGGGCCTCTTTAACGGAATAAGAGAAAAAATTATACGAATTC
The genomic region above belongs to Maribacter hydrothermalis and contains:
- a CDS encoding helix-turn-helix domain-containing protein, translated to MKNILVINTVADYFKWRSSRPSHPLVGILDYENSDAFPDYSYDGLYFNCYAVFLKDAKNCKLKYGGGEYDFDEGSMVFLGPGQQVGLEYEPDYVPKGYALIFHPDLLLGSELGRKMNSYNFFSYSVKEALHLSARERELILSVLDKIQYELEQNLDKHSKKLIVSNIELMLDYCIRFYDRQFLTREIQHQGALEKFDSLLGTYFSSEKPKTNGLPSVSYFAENLHLSANYFGDLVKKETGYSAQEYIQNKLIDVAKEKVFDPNKSVSEIAYELGFKYPQHFSRLFKQKVGYSPNEFRQLN